The following DNA comes from Noviherbaspirillum sp. L7-7A.
TTTCCATGAGAAACAATTTGCAAAAGACCATTAACGTCCGGCGCCGCATGCGTCTTGAGGAATTCTTGGTCAGGATCGCGGGTACAGTTGGTTGCCGAAGGCCGTCGTTCTACGGCAAGAGTTTTTGATGCCGGCAGCGGCCAGGGTTACAATTGAGCCCTTTTTACAGCGGCGCTCGCGGCATGGCGTGTTGCACCAGTCCTGCCGGACCCGGCCGTGCCGCCGCACCCATCGCCCATGCCCGTCTGGCGCCTGCGCATCGATCACAAAGGAATTCCATGAGTCTCAAATGCGGCATCGTTGGCCTGCCCAATGTCGGCAAGTCCACCCTCTTCAATGCCCTGACCAAGGCCGGCATCCCGGCCGAGAACTATCCGTTCTGCACCATCGAGCCCAATGTCGGCGTGGTGGAAGTGCCGGATGCGCGTCTTGATGCGCTGGCTGCCATCGTCAAGCCAGAGCGCGTGCTGCATGCCACGGTCGAGTTCGTCGACATCGCCGGCCTGGTGGCGGGCGCGTCCAAGGGCGAAGGCCTGGGGAACCAGTTCCTGGCCCATATCCGCGAGACCGACGCCATCGTCAACGTGGTGCGCTGCTTCGAGGACGAGAACGTGATCCACGTGGCCGGCCGCATCAGCCCGCTGGACGACATCGAAGTCATCCAGACCGAACTGGCGCTGGCCGACATGGGCACGGTGGAGAAAGCCATCCACCGCGAAAACAAGAAAGCCCGTTCCGGCGACAAGGACGCGGCCAAGCTGGTGGCGGTACTGGAACGCATCATGCCCGAGCTGGACAATGCCCGGCCGGTGCGCGCGCTGGGCCTGGACGCCGAGGAAATGGCGCTGATCTACCCGCTCCACCTGATCACGGCCAAGCCGGCAATGTATGTCGCCAACGTGGCAGAGAACGGCTTCACCAACAATCCGCTGCTGGACCAGTTGACCGAATATGCCGCCAAGCAGAATGCGCCCATCGTTGCCATCTGCGCCGCCATCGAGTCCGAGATCGCCGACCTCGACGACGCCGACAAGCAGGAATTCCTGACCGACCTCGGCATGGAAGAGCCCGGCCTGAACCGCCTGATCCGCGCCGCCTTCAAGCTGCTGGGCCTGCAGACCTACTTCACCGCCGGCGTCAAGGAAGTGCGCGCCTGGACCATCCACATCGGCGACACCGCGCCGCAGGCGGCCGGCGTGATCCACACCGACTTTGAGCGCGGCTTCATCCGCGCCCAGACCATCGCCTATGACGACTACATCGCCTGCAAGGGCGAACAGGGCGCCAAGGAAGCCGGCAAGATGCGCGCCGAGGGCAAGGAGTACGTGGTCAAGGATGGGGATGTGCTGAATTTCCTGTTCAACGTTTGATGCATGCAGGCATACTGAATGCAGCCGATAAGTCTCGGCTGCATTCACTGCATTGAAAAAACAAAAAGCCCTGACGACTCAGGGCTTTTTGTTTTTTCGTTCAATTACAAGCTGCGCACAAGCCACGCCGGTTTACAAAATTCGGATGTGCTATCCAGTGTGCTGAAAACTGCCGATACCCTCGTCTTCCCGATGAAATCTCAGCGATCAGGCCACATTCGCAGCTACACGTTGCAACTACTTTCCATGCGCGTTACTGAATAAAGGCGGCTGAGAGATTTAGATAACCGCTTCTGAACGGCACGACATCCGATCGCAGTTTTATTAACGCGATGAGGTGCGTATGGAATGCCACCGTTGATGGCTTAGCGTATTTGCAGGGGTTGCCGCAAAAAGAACAAGCGAGAACAAACTCGCCTGAATAAAGGCCGCATCACTGCAATGGCCGTGATATCCGTATCGTTCTCTCTATCGGCAATCACTTTAACGCTCCTGCTTATACGGGCATTTCCAGAACTCATATGAAGGATTAGTCATGCGCACTTATTCAAAGGACAGACCCGCAGCTTTTCGCAGGGTGGTAGCGTGTACATTCATTGCCCTGCTTACTGCTTGCGGAGACGGCAAAGACAACTCACCGAGTTCCATTAATACGCCAGGCAGCCCCGCTGCCCTTGCTGCCACGACAACGGCAGTCGCTATGGTTACTCCTGCCAGCTATACAGTCGCTAACTTAGGGGCGGATTTTGAAATTGAAAAAGAAGACGGTGGAGTTCTAAATGATCGTGGGCAGGTTGCAGGGTCTATCACCCAAAATGGGGACTGGACTATGGCTCGAGCATACCGTTATGAAAACGGGACATTAAAGAACATGGACACTTTGGCAATTGCAAACAGTTCTTCCCGGGGATGGGGAATCAATGCCAACGGAACGATGGCAGGAGATTTGCGCATTGGAGATTACTCTCAAGGCGTTACACATGCATTCCGATCCGACGGCACTACCATGACAGACTTGGGAGCCTTAGGAAGTGTAAACAATAATTCCTATACGACCGCCATCAACGACAGCGGAATGGTGATAGGCGACTCGCGGTACGGCAATGGTTACATTGTTCACGCCTTCAGGTCCAATGGTACGACCATGACGGACTTGGGGGCCTTGGCAAGCACAAACAATCAGTCCCGTGCAGTCGCCATCAATGCCAGCGGACTGGTGGTAGGCAACTCACAGTACGGCAATGGCAATAGCGTTCACGCCTTTCGCTCTGAGGGCACGACTATGACGGACCTGGGCGCTTTAGGAAATGCAAATAATACGTCCAATGCTACGGCCATCAATGCCAGCGGGCTGGTAGTAGGCAGCTCGTATAACGGCACTAACTATCACGCCTTCCTCTCCGACGGCACGACCATGACTGACTTGGGGGCCTTGGGAAATGCAAATAACATGTCCGGTGCAGTCGCGATCAATGCCAGCGGGCTGGTAGTAGGCAGCTCACAGTACGGCACTACCTATCATGCCTTCCTCTTCGATGGCACAACCATGACTGACCTGGGGGCATTGGAAAATGTCTATAGTCAGTCCGACGCCCGCGCCATTAATTCCAGCGGTCAGGTAGTAGGCAAGTCACGAATAGCCCAAGCTGTTGAACACGCCTTCATCAAGTCGCCTGGCGACAGCCAGATAACTGATTTGAACACCCGTCTGGCAAATGCGCCCGGGGTGGAGCTTTTTGAAGCAATAGCAATTTCCGACAGCGGATATATTCTTGCACGGGCCAATACAGGCTGGGTACTGCTCAAGCCCGCTGCCGCTGTGCCTGCGCCTGCCGCTGCGACACTGGGCGCGATCACGGCAAATGATCCGATCGCAGTTGGCATGCCGGTCAACGTCAGCGTGACATTTTCCGATGTCAATACCGCCGACGTCCACACCGCGCTTTGGACCTGGGAAGGCAACGGCACCAGCGCCGGTGTCGTGACTGAAGCAACCGGCACCGCTCCCGGCACAGTCACCGGCTCCGCCACCTTCTTAGCTGCCGGCCTTTACAACGTCACCGTAACTGTGACAGACAGCGGCGGCTTGAGCAGCAGCGTCAGCCGCCAGATCGTCGTCTACGATCCCTCCGCCGGCTTCGTGACCGGTGGCGGATGGATCATGTCGCCAGAGGGCGCCTGCAAGGCGGATGAGCGAATGACCGGC
Coding sequences within:
- the ychF gene encoding redox-regulated ATPase YchF — encoded protein: MSLKCGIVGLPNVGKSTLFNALTKAGIPAENYPFCTIEPNVGVVEVPDARLDALAAIVKPERVLHATVEFVDIAGLVAGASKGEGLGNQFLAHIRETDAIVNVVRCFEDENVIHVAGRISPLDDIEVIQTELALADMGTVEKAIHRENKKARSGDKDAAKLVAVLERIMPELDNARPVRALGLDAEEMALIYPLHLITAKPAMYVANVAENGFTNNPLLDQLTEYAAKQNAPIVAICAAIESEIADLDDADKQEFLTDLGMEEPGLNRLIRAAFKLLGLQTYFTAGVKEVRAWTIHIGDTAPQAAGVIHTDFERGFIRAQTIAYDDYIACKGEQGAKEAGKMRAEGKEYVVKDGDVLNFLFNV